The stretch of DNA ATCCGTTCGGTAATACACCTCTATCCGTTGGGTATTATACCTCTATCCGTTCGGTATTATACCTCTACCCGTTGGGTAATACACCTCTATCCGTTCGGTAATACACCTCTATCCGTTCGGTAATACACCTCTATCCGTTGGGTATTATACCTCTATCCGTCCGGTATTACACCTCTACTTGTTGGGTAATACACCTCTACCCGTTCGGTATTATACCTCTACCCGTTGGGTAATACACCTCTATCCGTTCGGTAATACACCTCTATCCGTTCGGTAATACACCTCTACCTGTTTGGTAATACACCTAGACTTGTTTGGAATTGCACCTCTACTTTCCCGGCCCCGCTAAAGCGGGATAACGTGCCAGTACGTCACTTTGTTCCTACTGGCACTAACCCCGCTAAAGCGGGATAAGACCCAGTCCCTAAAAATTTACTGCGTTTGCCCTCGCTTGCTTCAGGCAGGGGTAGGTGCTGTAGACAGGTTCTAACAGCTGAGCTATAAATCAGGGTTCAGGACGCTTTTTGTGCCCCTACGCACCATGTTCTACAGGGCCTGTGGCTCTGTTACTTACGGGGACTACTTCTGCCATCTTCGGGTGCTATTCCTGCCATTTTCAGGGACTAGAAGAGTGGGTGTAAGGGGTAGGGGGGAGGGGTACGGTATCTGTTACTCACTTTGAATAAAAAACATAACATTTTGCTTAAATAACTATTATAATGCATATTCGGTAGGGGGGGGGATACCTACCCCCTCCCCACTTAACCTCTACCCCCTATATCGATAACCCCTATAGGGAGTATGGATAACTCCCATAGGTGGTGTCAGTTATCCCTATATGCGGTATAGATAACCTCTATTAGGTGTGTGAATTACTACTATAGGGCGTACTAATAATCCCCATAGGCGGTATCAATAACCCCTATATGGGGTGTGGATGACTACTATGGGACATATGGATAATACCTATAAGCAGTATCGATAACCCCTATAGGATATGTCGTAAACCGGTATTAGGGATGTTGATAATTAGTATTAGGGGTATCGATAACCGGGACTGGGCGTATCGTAAACCAGGATTAGGGATATTGATAACCGGTATTAGGAATGTCGATAACGGGTACTAGAGGTGCCGATAACCGACATTAGAAGTGTCGATAATCTCTATAGGGTGTATCGTAAACGGGTCCCAGGGATATCGTAAACCGGTACTAGAGGTATCAATAACCCCTACCACTGTAAAAAAAATATGTGATGGCTACTGCCGTATTGCCGGGAATACAATTTATTCCAGCGGGGGTAGGCAGAGCTTTTCTTAAGGTCTTAGGCAATCACGCCGATAAAAGTATTTTACAGGAGAATATATGCGTATCCTCAATGTCGTCGGGGCCAGGCCTAATTTCATCAAGATTGCCCCGTTCCTGCACGCCGCCAAAAAGTATCGCAGCCTGGATATGGTCCTGGTCCATACCGGCCAGCATTACGACTACAATATGTCGCAGGTGTTCTTCAATGATTTGTGCCTGCCCAAGCCGGATATCCATTTAGGCATAGGGTCGGGCAGCCACGCCGGGCAGACCGGCCGGATAATGATGGCTCTGGATAAGGCAATCGAGCGGATAAAGCCGTCTTTGGTAGTGGTGGTGGGCGATGTTAACTCGACCCTGGCCGGTGCGCTGGTGGCGGCCAAGCTCCATATACCAATTGCCCATATCGAGGCCGGTGTTCGGAGTTTTGACAAGCGCATGCCCGAAGAGGTCAACCGGGTGGTAACCGATTCGGTGTCCGATTACCTGTTCGCGCCTTCGGATACGGCCCGTCGTAACCTGATAAATGAGGACGCCAGCCCGGCGAATATCTTCGTGGTCGGCAACATAATGATAGATGCGCTCAAGTTCTATTACCGGCCGACTGATTTTACGGGCAGGCACAAACTGGCGCCAAAGGGCTACGCTATGGTTACTCTTCACCGGCCGGCCAATGTGGATGATAAATCCGTTCTGAGCGGTATCATAAAGGCGTTGATAGCCATCAGCCGCGACGTACCGGTATTTTTCCCGGTCCATCCCCGGACCAGGAAACAACTGGATAAATTTAATTTATTGAAGGACATTAAGCGCGCCGGCAATATCATAACGTCCGAGCCGCTGGGTTATATCGATTCGCTTAACGCTATAAAGAATGCGCGGTTGGTGCTGACCGATTCGGGCGGGGTGCAGGAAGAGGCCGTGGCATTCCGGGTGCCGTGCTTGACCTTGCGCCAGACAACCGAATGGGTCGAGACCATTGGAAAAGGCAACAGCCTGGCCGGCAATAAGCCGGGGTTGATTATCAAGCTGGCTCAGGGCATATTGCGCAAAGGGGTGAAGGTTTCGTCCGGGGCAAGCATACCTCTCTGGGACGGCCGGGCGTCAGAGCGGATGATGGGTGTTATTTCTCGGAGACTTTCCCGGAGCTGATACGGCATTCCTTGTCTTGTTCAACCAATCGGTCATATTCTTCGGAGTCTTTGGTCTGCTCGATCTTGACTGATTTAGGGACAGCTATGCCGGCCCATTCGCCGCAGTGATTGCAGACCACGAAAGGATTGGGGATTTCCTGGCCGTTCCTGATGATGTAATCATCCACCAGATTGACGCCGCAGTTCATACAGAAAATAGCCATAGCAAGCCTCCTCTCAGAGCCGGTTGTTCCCGGGACAATCAGTTATTTCGTTTTCGTCATGGCCAGTTTTATGACCATTGTTTTCAGCGCCAGTTCTTCGGACATCCGGCCTGTTTTTATGGCCAGGTCGGTTTCCAGCAGTTTGGCATATCTTTCCCGGAGCGTATTGTAACCGGGTTCGCGGCTGAAGAACGAGCGCAGGTATCCGAGAATCCTGGGCCAGGCTTCTCCTTCGCTGAGCATTTTATCCAGTATCTCGACGGCCTTGCCGGCATTCCGGTTTACGATTGCCAAGGCTAGCTGCTTGATATCATAATCAGCATCTTTATCAACTAAATTCTGAATAATTTCCAGGGGGATTTCCGGCTTGTTGCCTGAGGCCAGCGACAGTTTTTCGACCAGGGCGCTTATTTTGGACAGGTTATTCCCGGTGCCGTCTATTATCAGCTTGGCGTTCTCGCGCGAGATGTTTTTGCCCAGGCGTTTGAACTCGGCCGCTATCCAGCGGGGCAGGTCGTATTCCGGGATAGGGGAGCATTCGACCAGCCAGCCGTGCTTTTCGGCCAGCTTGGTTATCTTGCCTTCAGCGCCTTTGCCGGTCAGCGCCGGCGCCAGTATGGCCAGCACCGCGAATGTCTTTTTCTCGGACAGGAATTTGTC from Candidatus Brocadiia bacterium encodes:
- the wecB gene encoding UDP-N-acetylglucosamine 2-epimerase (non-hydrolyzing), with the translated sequence MRILNVVGARPNFIKIAPFLHAAKKYRSLDMVLVHTGQHYDYNMSQVFFNDLCLPKPDIHLGIGSGSHAGQTGRIMMALDKAIERIKPSLVVVVGDVNSTLAGALVAAKLHIPIAHIEAGVRSFDKRMPEEVNRVVTDSVSDYLFAPSDTARRNLINEDASPANIFVVGNIMIDALKFYYRPTDFTGRHKLAPKGYAMVTLHRPANVDDKSVLSGIIKALIAISRDVPVFFPVHPRTRKQLDKFNLLKDIKRAGNIITSEPLGYIDSLNAIKNARLVLTDSGGVQEEAVAFRVPCLTLRQTTEWVETIGKGNSLAGNKPGLIIKLAQGILRKGVKVSSGASIPLWDGRASERMMGVISRRLSRS
- the holA gene encoding DNA polymerase III subunit delta; translated protein: MLFKDFVSRLASAKSLMPLYLLSGEEDFLKEQGLKLIRECLGSDMKRFSSRDFKEAAFWDEIYMVPFDGKKRIIALDIKNIQLFGSLSENLDKFLSEKKTFAVLAILAPALTGKGAEGKITKLAEKHGWLVECSPIPEYDLPRWIAAEFKRLGKNISRENAKLIIDGTGNNLSKISALVEKLSLASGNKPEIPLEIIQNLVDKDADYDIKQLALAIVNRNAGKAVEILDKMLSEGEAWPRILGYLRSFFSREPGYNTLRERYAKLLETDLAIKTGRMSEELALKTMVIKLAMTKTK